The genome window AGCTTTGATAATTTCAGCAACGAGCGGGTGTCTGACTACATCGTGATGTTCAAAGTAAACAAAACCGATATCTTTTACATCTTTTAAAACTTGTTCCGCATTGACAAGACCACTAGTTGCACCTTTTGGTAAGTCAATTTGCGTCATATCTCCATTGACAATCATTTTGGAGTCATAACCAAGTCGTGTTAAAAACATTTTCATTTGGGCAATGGTCGTATTTTGTGCTTCGTCTAAAATAACAAAGGCATGATCAAGTGTACGTCCACGCATATAAGCCAGAGGAGCTATTTCAATAACGCCCCGGTCCATTAGCCTTGTTGTATGCTCTGTACCAAAAATGTCGTATAACGCGTCGTATACAGGGCGTAAATAAGGATCTACTTTTTCTTTTAAATCTCCTGGCAAAAAACCTAAACTTTCGCCAGCTTCAACGGCAGGTCTTGTTAAAATGATTTTGCTAACATTTCCTTTTTTCCATGCGTCAACTGCCATAACAACTGCTAAATATGTTTTACCAGTACCTGCTGGACCAACGCCGAAAACGATGTCGTGTTTTTTAATCATTTGAATATAAGTTCTTTGTCCGAATGTTTTTGGTCTAATTGGCGTTCCTTTTGCATTCTTCGTAATTTCTTCTTCAAATAAGGTATGGAAGTAAATAAGTGTTCCATTTCTTTGCATTTTCACTGCTTGGGCGATATCTCTACCATCAATATGAATGCCCCGTTTTACTGTCAGAATAAGTTCATTTAAAACGGCAGTCGTATGCTGTACAGGCTCTTCTTCACCTGTAATAGATAGTGACTCTCCCCGAGTAATGATTTTCACTTGAAGTAACTCTTCTAAAAGTTCGATATTCTTATTATTATTGCCGAATAAATCTTGAATATTTGTGTCATCAGATAATTCGACTACTTCATTAAATTCATTTAGCATTGGCTAACCCCTTCACCTGTTATAAGTGCCTTGATTAGTTATATTATACACGAAATTGCCTTGCTTGAAAAACGAAGCGATAGCAACAACGCAATTCAAGTGAAAATAGGCGTAAAAAAACAGGATTTCCTCCATAAAATAGGAAGTAATCCTGTTTCTTAATGTTTCAAAACTAGTTTGAATTAGTTTATGAAAGATATTTTTTTACGAATTGGTTAACAGCACCGCCGTCAGCTTTGCCCTTTACTTTAGGCATAATTGCGGACATTACTTTGCCGAAATCAGCTTTACTAGATGCGCCAACTTCTTCGATAGTTGCTTTCACAATATTCTCAAGCTCTTCAGGAGTCAATTGTTTTGGCGCGTAGTCCTCCACAATGACAATCTCGGAACGGACTTTATCAGAAAGGTCGCTACGTCCAGCTTTGTCAAACTCTGCTAGAGAATCTCTGCGTTGTTTGAGTTCGCGGGAAATCACGGTTACTTCATCATCCGGAGTAAGATCTTTCACACCTTGGTGAATTGCTTCGTTTTGTAAAGCTGCTTTTAACATACGAATAACGGAAAGTTTTTCTTTCTCTTTATCGCGCATCGCTTGTTTCATATCTTCATTTAACTTGTCAAGCAGTGTCAACGAAATCATCGCCTTTTAATTAGAATTTGCGTTTTCTTGCTGCTTCGGATTTTTTCTTACGTTTTACGCTTGGTTTTTCATAAAATTCGCGCTTTCTGGATTCTTGCAAAGTTCCACTTTTGGAAACAGTACGTTTAAAGCGACGAAGAGCATCTTCAAGCGATTCGTTTTTACGAACTACTGTTTTTGACATCTCTCTTTCCCTCCCTCCGGCACTTACATGCACTCACTTAAATCCTTCATTTAAGTTCCAGAATAGGACATAACGGAAAATAAATTATGAATTATTCTGAAGTAATGCAGATAAGCATTCACTCATTAAAAATTATATACGAAACATCGGGCATCGTCAACATGAAATCGTTAACTTTCGTATAAAACTTTGAAATGTTAACGATTTTTATTTTTGTAAAGGTCAAAATAGAAAGAAGCAGCTGATAATACATAGAGCGGAGCAGTTTCTGTTCTTAAAATTCTTGGGCCGAGTCCGGCAAGTTTTGCGTTCGCTTCTTCAAGAAGCAATAGCTCTTTTTCACTAATGCCGCCCTCTGGTCCAAAAATACACAAAACAGACTGTCCAGGCTTCATTGTTTGAAATAAGCTGGCAAGTGCACTATCCTCGCCTTCTCTGGCGCTCTCTTCATATGCAGCGATAACAAAGTCATAGTGAACATGGCCAAACATTAACTCTTTGAAACTAGCAGCATAATGAACTTCTGGAATGATTGTCCT of Listeria monocytogenes contains these proteins:
- a CDS encoding PhoH family protein, producing the protein MLNEFNEVVELSDDTNIQDLFGNNNKNIELLEELLQVKIITRGESLSITGEEEPVQHTTAVLNELILTVKRGIHIDGRDIAQAVKMQRNGTLIYFHTLFEEEITKNAKGTPIRPKTFGQRTYIQMIKKHDIVFGVGPAGTGKTYLAVVMAVDAWKKGNVSKIILTRPAVEAGESLGFLPGDLKEKVDPYLRPVYDALYDIFGTEHTTRLMDRGVIEIAPLAYMRGRTLDHAFVILDEAQNTTIAQMKMFLTRLGYDSKMIVNGDMTQIDLPKGATSGLVNAEQVLKDVKDIGFVYFEHHDVVRHPLVAEIIKAYEGKQN
- a CDS encoding GatB/YqeY domain-containing protein, which gives rise to MTLLDKLNEDMKQAMRDKEKEKLSVIRMLKAALQNEAIHQGVKDLTPDDEVTVISRELKQRRDSLAEFDKAGRSDLSDKVRSEIVIVEDYAPKQLTPEELENIVKATIEEVGASSKADFGKVMSAIMPKVKGKADGGAVNQFVKKYLS
- the rpsU gene encoding 30S ribosomal protein S21 → MSKTVVRKNESLEDALRRFKRTVSKSGTLQESRKREFYEKPSVKRKKKSEAARKRKF